In one window of Anabaena sphaerica FACHB-251 DNA:
- a CDS encoding HlyD family efflux transporter periplasmic adaptor subunit, translated as MSETKIEAGSNYEFLTPASPNEFLPPISRWTTFGGLALLSIFSAAMIISGILKYKVIIKAPATVRPMGELRLVQAITEGTIKSMNVKNNQVVKKGDVLAKIDDYRWQIQKQQLLTNIQKTKLQLSQIDAQIRALDGQIQAESDRNQRDIIASKAELSRSQRDFQDQKISSLAQVQEGEANSQQAEKELQITKIKLKSAIANVKSGEAAFKAAKARRDRYKPLAETGSISIDQLQEAQLAVEQQEQLLVSQQATVEEYREAIAQQQQAVEAAKARQQALLTGLNPNNANVIIAQEKIAAQIATGKFSLAHLNREREELIQQKLEIQKQINTSLQELQQVNQEIANTVIKAAVSGTIQELNLRNTAQVLRSGDIVAQIAPSESPLIFKAWVTSADIPQVTKGQDVKLRVSGCSYTDFGTLKGEVSEISPDVISYTSQQKTLPGKTSFSGSATYEVTIQPESLVLSAANHQCTIQSGMEAIADIISTEETVLKFLLKKARLLTDFSNRAK; from the coding sequence GTGTCTGAAACAAAAATTGAAGCTGGAAGTAATTACGAATTTCTTACACCTGCTAGTCCTAATGAATTTTTACCACCTATTAGTCGTTGGACTACTTTTGGTGGGTTAGCATTGTTATCAATTTTTAGTGCAGCTATGATAATTTCAGGAATTTTGAAATACAAAGTTATTATCAAAGCTCCTGCTACAGTGCGTCCTATGGGAGAATTACGTTTAGTACAAGCAATAACAGAAGGTACTATTAAAAGTATGAATGTAAAAAATAATCAAGTAGTAAAAAAAGGTGATGTTCTGGCGAAAATTGATGATTATCGTTGGCAAATTCAAAAGCAACAACTGTTAACAAATATCCAAAAAACGAAACTGCAATTATCCCAAATTGATGCTCAAATTCGAGCTTTGGATGGACAAATACAAGCAGAGAGCGATCGCAACCAACGTGATATCATTGCCTCTAAAGCAGAACTCAGCCGCAGTCAAAGAGATTTTCAAGATCAAAAAATTAGTTCTCTTGCTCAAGTTCAGGAAGGTGAAGCTAATTCACAACAAGCCGAAAAAGAACTGCAAATAACCAAAATTAAGTTAAAATCAGCTATAGCTAACGTCAAATCCGGCGAGGCGGCTTTTAAAGCAGCTAAGGCAAGGCGCGACAGGTATAAACCCTTAGCTGAAACAGGTTCTATTTCTATAGACCAACTGCAAGAAGCACAGTTAGCAGTTGAACAACAAGAACAATTATTGGTATCACAACAAGCTACTGTAGAAGAATACCGTGAAGCAATTGCACAACAACAACAAGCTGTAGAAGCTGCCAAAGCTAGACAGCAAGCATTATTAACGGGACTCAACCCCAACAATGCTAATGTGATTATTGCCCAGGAAAAAATTGCCGCCCAAATTGCTACAGGTAAATTTAGTCTCGCTCATTTAAACCGAGAACGAGAAGAATTAATCCAGCAAAAATTAGAGATCCAAAAACAAATTAACACCAGTTTACAAGAACTTCAGCAAGTAAATCAAGAAATTGCCAATACCGTCATTAAAGCTGCTGTTTCTGGTACTATTCAAGAACTTAATTTGCGTAACACTGCTCAGGTTTTGCGTTCTGGTGATATTGTCGCCCAAATTGCCCCCAGTGAATCCCCTTTAATTTTCAAAGCTTGGGTGACATCGGCAGATATTCCCCAGGTCACAAAAGGTCAGGATGTAAAACTCCGTGTTTCTGGTTGTTCCTATACAGATTTTGGCACTCTCAAAGGAGAAGTAAGCGAGATTTCTCCTGATGTCATCAGCTACACTTCCCAACAAAAAACGTTACCAGGAAAAACTTCCTTTTCTGGGTCTGCTACCTATGAGGTAACTATACAACCCGAAAGCTTAGTCTTATCTGCTGCTAATCATCAATGTACTATCCAATCCGGTATGGAAGCTATAGCAGATATAATTTCTACGGAAGAAACTGTATTAAAATTCCTCCTGAAAAAAGCACGACTGCTTACAGATTTCTCTAACAGGGCAAAATAA
- a CDS encoding peptidase domain-containing ABC transporter, with product MKYPIVLQHSEEDCGAACIATIAKHYGRTFTINHVREAVGTGQLGSTLLGLKRGAENLGFNACQVRATPELIDQLHQAPLPAIIHWKGYHWVVLYGQKGKKYIVADPGVGIRYLSREELITGWVNRIMLLLIPDEIRFYQQESDQVGDFRRFLARVLPYRHILTEAIFLNLVMGILSLASPFLIQILTDDVLVRGDTDLLTTVGISVVLMNLFSSTLKLVQSNMIANFAQRLELGLILDFGRQILRLPLTYYESRRSGEIVSRLRDIQEINQLISQVVLRLPSQTFIAVVSLGFMLFYSYKLLVLTILSSLLMTCSTVIFLPTLRRKISNVLIKEAENQGVLVETFKGMLTLKTANAEPQAWEEIQTRFGSLANLTFSTIQITIINNVFSGLVSGLGNLAILWFGSSLVISKELSIGQLLAFNAMNGNFIALITTVIDFIDKFARVQTATQRITEVIDSTPEDENQQRKPDAKIPEDANIICTNVNFHHAGRTDLLKDFSINIPGGKVTALIGKSGCGKSTLVKLIAGLYPLQSGSIRLGIYNQKDLSLSSIRQQVILVPQEPHFWSRSILDNFLFSHPYATFEQIVKACQIAGADEFINDLPDNYQTVLGEFGVNISGGQKQRLALARAIVTDPPILILDESTSALDPILETQVLDKLLYYRQGNTTIMISHRPRVIRRANFIIMLDKGQLKIEGTPEDLQAESGEHLDFLIP from the coding sequence ATGAAATATCCGATAGTTCTGCAACACAGTGAAGAAGATTGTGGTGCTGCTTGTATTGCTACCATAGCCAAACATTACGGACGTACCTTTACTATTAACCATGTGCGGGAAGCAGTGGGTACAGGACAACTAGGTAGTACACTTTTAGGTTTAAAACGTGGTGCAGAAAATCTCGGTTTTAACGCCTGTCAAGTTAGGGCGACTCCAGAACTAATAGATCAACTCCATCAAGCACCACTTCCAGCAATTATTCACTGGAAAGGCTATCATTGGGTAGTTTTATACGGTCAAAAAGGTAAAAAATACATAGTTGCAGATCCCGGTGTGGGTATTCGTTATCTCAGCCGTGAAGAACTAATCACAGGTTGGGTAAATCGGATCATGCTGTTATTAATACCTGATGAAATTCGTTTTTATCAGCAAGAGTCTGATCAGGTTGGTGATTTCAGACGTTTTTTAGCCCGTGTTTTACCTTATCGTCATATTTTAACTGAGGCAATTTTCCTAAATTTAGTCATGGGAATATTATCTCTAGCTTCACCTTTTTTAATTCAAATTCTTACAGATGATGTTTTAGTTAGAGGAGACACAGATTTACTAACTACAGTGGGTATTAGTGTGGTTCTTATGAACCTTTTTAGTAGTACTTTAAAGTTAGTACAATCTAATATGATTGCCAATTTTGCCCAACGTTTAGAATTAGGACTAATTTTAGATTTTGGTAGACAAATCCTGCGACTACCCCTAACTTACTATGAATCACGCCGTAGTGGTGAAATTGTCAGCCGTTTACGTGATATTCAAGAAATTAATCAGCTAATTTCCCAAGTTGTACTGCGTCTTCCCAGCCAAACTTTTATTGCTGTGGTTTCCTTGGGATTTATGTTATTTTACAGTTATAAATTACTGGTTTTAACTATTTTGTCTTCTTTATTAATGACTTGTTCAACAGTTATCTTTCTTCCTACCTTACGGCGAAAAATCAGTAATGTTTTAATCAAAGAAGCTGAAAACCAAGGGGTTTTAGTAGAAACTTTTAAAGGAATGCTAACTTTAAAAACGGCTAACGCTGAACCACAAGCTTGGGAAGAAATTCAAACCCGTTTTGGGAGTTTGGCAAATCTCACATTTAGCACTATTCAAATTACTATTATTAATAATGTATTTTCTGGGTTAGTTTCCGGTTTAGGTAATCTGGCTATTTTGTGGTTTGGTAGTAGTTTAGTTATTAGTAAAGAATTGAGTATAGGTCAATTATTGGCTTTTAATGCAATGAATGGTAATTTCATCGCTTTAATTACTACTGTAATTGATTTTATAGATAAATTTGCTCGTGTGCAAACTGCAACCCAACGAATTACAGAAGTCATTGATAGTACCCCAGAAGATGAAAATCAACAACGTAAACCAGATGCAAAAATTCCTGAAGATGCTAATATCATCTGTACTAATGTGAATTTTCACCATGCAGGAAGAACCGATTTATTAAAAGATTTTTCTATTAATATTCCTGGGGGTAAAGTTACAGCTTTAATTGGTAAATCTGGTTGTGGAAAAAGTACCCTAGTTAAATTAATTGCTGGTTTATATCCCTTACAATCTGGTAGTATTAGATTGGGAATTTATAACCAAAAAGATTTATCTTTATCTAGCATTCGTCAACAAGTAATCTTAGTTCCCCAAGAACCACATTTTTGGAGTCGTTCGATTTTAGATAATTTCCTTTTTAGTCATCCTTATGCGACTTTTGAACAGATTGTTAAAGCTTGTCAAATTGCTGGTGCTGATGAATTTATTAATGATTTACCAGATAATTATCAAACGGTTTTAGGAGAGTTTGGGGTGAATATTTCTGGTGGACAAAAACAAAGATTAGCTTTAGCTAGAGCTATTGTTACAGACCCACCTATTTTAATCTTAGATGAATCTACTAGCGCACTTGACCCTATATTAGAAACCCAAGTTTTGGATAAACTTCTATATTATCGTCAGGGTAACACTACAATTATGATTAGTCATCGTCCCAGAGTGATTAGACGTGCTAATTTTATTATTATGTTGGATAAAGGACAGTTGAAAATAGAAGGAACTCCAGAAGATTTACAAGCTGAATCTGGAGAACATTTAGATTTTTTAATTCCTTAA
- a CDS encoding sulfocyanin-like copper-binding protein, with protein sequence MAGNLSGDILKQAPTEITVSLGNAAGELKFEPNYLEFEIGNRYNLRLTNPSPVKHYFTSKDFADAIWTQKVEAGNVEIKGAIHELELKPGAEAQWVFVPLKSGKYRLRCTIAGHSEAGMVGDIVIKS encoded by the coding sequence ATGGCAGGGAATTTATCTGGTGATATACTCAAACAAGCACCGACAGAAATTACCGTCAGTTTGGGTAATGCTGCGGGTGAACTTAAATTTGAGCCAAATTACCTGGAATTTGAAATTGGTAATCGGTACAATCTGCGGTTAACTAATCCTAGCCCTGTCAAGCACTATTTTACGAGCAAAGATTTTGCTGATGCGATTTGGACACAAAAAGTTGAAGCCGGGAATGTAGAAATTAAAGGTGCTATTCATGAACTAGAACTAAAACCCGGTGCAGAAGCGCAATGGGTATTTGTTCCCCTCAAATCAGGAAAATATCGTTTACGTTGTACGATCGCTGGACATTCAGAAGCGGGGATGGTTGGAGATATTGTGATTAAATCCTGA
- a CDS encoding PEP-CTERM sorting domain-containing protein, giving the protein MKSICNQIKATVAVAAVSSVATFVNIPSANAALFGLNWTGAQGYSAKGQFSFSDNFSGSVVTQNQLETFTLSFFNPTGNLLKTFAYDFSSPTTSPSSSFNFNFDTVTKTILQSGSYNTSTGFDLGNEATFSGNGLLFYTFQDSSQGLATATIFLKPDDLNPETCVISGGCNYDFGGQLTANRIPEPGTIFGLLVLGSVAGFLKKKSASASAIKLT; this is encoded by the coding sequence ATGAAAAGCATTTGCAACCAAATCAAAGCGACAGTAGCTGTTGCTGCTGTTTCCTCTGTTGCGACTTTTGTTAATATTCCTAGTGCGAATGCAGCCTTATTCGGTCTTAATTGGACAGGAGCGCAAGGTTATTCTGCTAAAGGGCAGTTCAGTTTTAGCGATAATTTTTCAGGTAGTGTCGTTACCCAAAATCAGCTAGAGACATTTACTCTTTCCTTCTTCAACCCCACTGGCAATTTATTAAAAACTTTCGCTTACGATTTCTCAAGTCCTACGACTAGTCCTAGCTCTAGCTTCAATTTCAACTTCGATACAGTCACCAAGACTATTCTGCAATCAGGCAGTTATAACACATCTACCGGCTTTGACTTGGGAAATGAAGCTACCTTTTCTGGCAATGGCTTATTATTCTATACCTTCCAAGACTCTTCACAAGGATTGGCAACCGCTACCATTTTCTTAAAGCCAGATGACCTGAACCCAGAAACCTGCGTTATTAGCGGAGGGTGTAATTATGATTTTGGTGGTCAGTTAACAGCAAATAGAATCCCTGAACCTGGAACAATTTTCGGTTTGTTGGTACTTGGTTCTGTGGCTGGATTCTTAAAGAAAAAGTCAGCTTCTGCCTCAGCAATCAAGCTAACTTAA
- a CDS encoding alkaline phosphatase PhoX: MTLSRRKFFTLAGATAATTLAVSPLEGLLARAAFGQTTPTTIGYGPLFPGADGLLAVPAGFQYREISRTGNLMSDGNPVPSNHDGMAAFQGPRGTTILICNHEIGGTGTTGKVQVPSDLAYDALCRGGTTTLVVNSNRQLVKQFASLGGTIRNCAGGPTPWGSWITCEEDVSGTSSERVQLHGYNFEIPASATGPVKAVPLTAMGRFNHEAVAVDPATGIVYQTEDRGDGLFYRFIPNVPGKLAEGGRLQALRIGTNSSSAGSVNTASGFNIGQRWNVNWVDIPIPNPTTDNVRVQGRNLGAARFARGEGIWYGNGEFYFCCTSGGPGSRGQVFRYIPATETLDLFVESPSAGTLRAPDNICIAPLNGDLIICEDGDAPNFLRGVTPQGQLYDLARNTLNNGDSEFAGACFSPDGQTLFVNIQNPGITLAIWGPWETRI, from the coding sequence ATGACATTATCAAGACGTAAGTTCTTTACCTTGGCAGGTGCAACTGCGGCTACCACTTTAGCAGTCTCTCCTTTAGAAGGTCTTCTTGCTAGAGCAGCATTTGGTCAAACAACGCCTACGACTATAGGATATGGTCCGCTTTTCCCCGGTGCTGACGGACTTTTAGCAGTACCAGCAGGATTCCAGTATCGGGAGATATCTCGCACGGGTAATCTCATGTCTGATGGTAATCCAGTGCCTAGCAACCATGATGGTATGGCAGCCTTCCAAGGACCCAGAGGCACAACCATCTTGATTTGTAACCACGAAATTGGCGGCACTGGCACTACTGGAAAAGTACAAGTACCCAGTGATTTGGCTTATGATGCTCTTTGCAGAGGTGGTACTACAACCTTAGTTGTAAATTCCAATCGTCAGCTAGTTAAACAGTTTGCCTCTCTTGGTGGAACTATTCGTAACTGTGCGGGTGGCCCAACTCCTTGGGGTTCATGGATTACCTGTGAAGAAGATGTAAGTGGAACAAGTAGCGAACGTGTACAGTTACACGGTTATAACTTTGAGATTCCGGCGAGTGCCACCGGGCCTGTAAAGGCAGTACCTCTCACTGCTATGGGACGCTTTAATCATGAAGCTGTGGCTGTAGACCCCGCAACTGGCATTGTTTACCAGACTGAAGATAGAGGAGATGGCCTCTTCTACCGCTTTATCCCCAACGTACCTGGCAAGTTAGCAGAAGGTGGTAGACTCCAAGCTCTCAGAATAGGTACCAATAGCAGTAGTGCTGGTAGTGTTAACACTGCTAGTGGTTTCAATATAGGACAAAGATGGAATGTAAATTGGGTAGACATTCCTATTCCTAATCCAACTACAGATAATGTCCGGGTACAAGGTCGTAACTTAGGTGCAGCCAGATTTGCCCGTGGGGAAGGTATTTGGTACGGTAACGGTGAATTTTACTTCTGTTGTACCAGTGGTGGACCTGGAAGCCGTGGTCAAGTCTTCCGCTACATTCCTGCTACTGAGACACTTGATCTGTTTGTAGAGTCTCCAAGTGCAGGTACTCTCCGTGCGCCTGACAACATTTGTATTGCACCTTTGAATGGCGATCTCATTATCTGTGAAGATGGGGATGCTCCTAATTTCTTAAGAGGTGTAACTCCCCAGGGACAACTCTATGATTTAGCCCGTAACACCTTGAATAATGGTGATAGCGAGTTTGCTGGAGCTTGCTTCTCTCCTGATGGTCAGACTCTGTTTGTCAACATCCAAAACCCTGGTATTACTTTGGCAATCTGGGGTCCTTGGGAAACTAGAATCTAA
- a CDS encoding M16 family metallopeptidase gives MFVISGFHRYRVPLFLFIFSLIAVFFLKFLSSNSHNFMTATWEHSQQIFVSEKTNNLTVTNNVEKTVLENGLTVLTKEVHNAPVVTVQVWYNIGSAKESPGINGIAHQLEHMMFKGTKNRPVQFGQLFSALGSDSNAFTSYEQTAYYNTAERDKLKALLELEADRMQNLLIDPQQLASEKRVVISELRGYENSPKYRLKSAVMQSVFPEHGYGLPTGGTQADVEKLTVEQVREYYQKFYNPDHAILVIVGDFQTAPTLETVKDIFGNLPKSQQPSQLPKYLTSQVPTSPIVLREPGAGKLLQMIYPLPDVNHPDVPILGVMDYILTGGKNSYLNQVLVKSGLASDVSAHVASLRAIGWYDLSVSAAPNQDLQKISITINNAITKLVKTGVTVEEVERAKNQIIASVILNRRDITSQGQQFANDLLIANDYRYTERYLENVRKVKAEDVIAVIKKYLQPQAAAVGFFEPGENTKDENNQSSSSSAASEENLTAGVTVTASEVMKYLPSTVDGSNNLDDLNNSNNQKIIPQRLTLVNGLRVLLLPDKSSPTVTLGGYIKAGKEFDQAEKAGLASLVAANLMNGTKSKDTLAIANILEARGASLDFTAQREGVRIQGKSLREDLPILLETMTDVVRNSTFPAQELEISRQQALNMLNVDLNDPYEVANRKFIQSLYPQNHPLHIFPTPKSIQQIKRKEVITFKQKHYRPDTMVLVLVGDFDVEKVRSLIENQFGDWRVNGKPPMVKYPPIVMTDQGMRVNSVLPGKSQAVTYMGYIGIKRQDPRFYQALVLNQILGGDTLSSRLGAEVRDRLGLTYGIYSNFQGGKNIGTFLIEMQTNPEDTNQAIATTRKLLKQLHQHGVTAQEVETAKNTLMSNYNISLSKPEQLTTRMLMNEVYGLNELELRTFGEKIQQVSINEVNEAARQLLDPDKFVVVTAGPAIMAQHR, from the coding sequence ATGTTTGTTATTTCTGGCTTCCATCGTTATCGTGTCCCGCTATTTTTATTCATTTTCTCGCTGATAGCAGTGTTTTTCTTGAAGTTTCTGTCTTCCAACAGCCACAATTTCATGACAGCAACCTGGGAACATTCTCAGCAAATATTCGTAAGCGAAAAAACAAATAATCTTACAGTGACAAACAATGTCGAAAAGACAGTTCTGGAAAATGGCTTAACTGTTTTAACGAAAGAAGTCCATAATGCACCAGTTGTAACGGTGCAAGTGTGGTATAATATCGGTTCGGCTAAGGAATCACCAGGAATAAATGGTATTGCTCACCAGTTGGAGCATATGATGTTTAAAGGCACAAAAAACCGTCCTGTTCAGTTTGGACAGTTGTTTAGTGCTTTGGGTAGTGACTCAAATGCTTTTACTAGTTATGAGCAAACAGCATATTACAATACGGCGGAACGGGATAAACTGAAAGCACTGCTGGAACTGGAAGCAGACAGGATGCAAAATTTGCTAATTGATCCCCAGCAACTAGCCAGTGAGAAGCGGGTAGTAATTTCTGAGTTACGGGGTTATGAAAATAGTCCGAAGTACCGCCTCAAGAGTGCTGTGATGCAGTCTGTATTTCCTGAACATGGTTATGGTTTACCTACAGGTGGTACTCAAGCTGATGTGGAGAAGTTGACAGTTGAGCAGGTGCGGGAATATTACCAGAAGTTCTATAATCCTGATCATGCTATATTGGTGATTGTGGGAGATTTCCAAACTGCTCCAACTTTGGAAACAGTCAAAGATATTTTTGGCAACCTTCCTAAAAGTCAACAACCTTCCCAACTCCCCAAGTACCTAACTTCCCAAGTACCAACTTCTCCTATCGTTTTGCGAGAACCAGGTGCGGGTAAACTATTACAGATGATTTATCCACTTCCAGATGTAAATCATCCAGATGTACCGATTTTAGGGGTGATGGATTACATTCTGACAGGGGGAAAGAATTCTTATCTAAATCAGGTTTTGGTGAAATCAGGTCTGGCTAGTGATGTTTCTGCTCATGTCGCCAGTTTGCGAGCAATTGGCTGGTATGATTTATCTGTGTCTGCTGCACCAAATCAAGATTTACAAAAAATTAGTATTACTATTAATAACGCAATTACGAAACTTGTCAAAACTGGTGTAACAGTAGAGGAAGTTGAACGCGCTAAAAATCAAATTATCGCCTCTGTAATTTTAAACAGGCGTGATATCACTAGTCAAGGTCAGCAATTTGCTAATGATCTGTTAATTGCTAATGATTATAGATATACAGAACGATATCTAGAAAATGTCCGCAAGGTAAAAGCTGAGGATGTGATTGCTGTAATCAAGAAATATCTGCAACCACAAGCAGCAGCAGTTGGTTTTTTTGAACCTGGGGAAAATACCAAAGATGAGAATAATCAATCATCTTCATCTTCTGCTGCATCTGAAGAAAATTTGACTGCTGGTGTAACAGTAACTGCATCTGAGGTGATGAAGTATTTACCAAGTACGGTTGATGGCAGCAATAATTTAGATGATTTAAATAATTCCAATAATCAAAAAATAATACCACAGCGATTAACGCTTGTCAATGGTTTGCGGGTGTTATTATTGCCAGACAAGAGTAGTCCGACGGTGACTTTAGGTGGTTATATTAAAGCGGGTAAGGAATTTGACCAGGCTGAGAAAGCGGGGTTAGCTTCTTTGGTGGCGGCTAATTTGATGAATGGGACTAAAAGCAAGGATACATTAGCGATCGCTAATATTTTAGAAGCGCGGGGAGCGAGTTTAGATTTTACAGCGCAACGGGAAGGTGTGCGTATTCAGGGTAAGAGTTTACGGGAAGACTTACCTATTTTGTTAGAGACGATGACGGATGTTGTCAGAAATAGTACATTTCCGGCTCAGGAGTTGGAAATAAGTCGTCAACAGGCTTTAAATATGCTGAATGTAGATTTGAACGACCCTTATGAGGTGGCTAATAGGAAATTTATTCAATCTCTTTATCCGCAAAATCATCCATTGCATATTTTTCCGACCCCAAAAAGTATACAGCAGATTAAACGAAAAGAGGTGATTACTTTTAAACAAAAACATTATCGTCCAGATACGATGGTGTTGGTATTGGTGGGTGATTTTGATGTGGAGAAAGTGCGATCGCTAATTGAAAATCAATTTGGTGATTGGCGAGTCAATGGTAAACCACCGATGGTCAAATATCCCCCGATAGTGATGACAGATCAGGGAATGCGTGTTAATTCTGTTCTCCCTGGTAAATCTCAAGCTGTCACCTATATGGGTTATATAGGTATTAAACGCCAAGATCCCAGATTTTATCAAGCTTTGGTGTTGAATCAAATTTTGGGAGGGGATACTTTATCTAGTAGACTAGGGGCAGAAGTGCGCGATCGCTTGGGTTTAACATATGGAATTTATAGTAACTTCCAAGGGGGAAAGAATATTGGCACATTTTTGATTGAAATGCAAACCAACCCAGAAGATACTAATCAAGCGATCGCAACTACCCGTAAACTATTAAAACAACTACATCAGCATGGTGTTACCGCACAGGAAGTAGAAACCGCTAAAAATACTCTGATGAGTAACTATAATATTTCCCTATCTAAACCAGAGCAATTAACAACTAGAATGCTTATGAATGAAGTTTATGGACTAAATGAACTCGAATTACGCACTTTTGGTGAAAAAATCCAGCAAGTTAGCATCAATGAAGTTAATGAAGCTGCGCGTCAATTACTCGATCCTGATAAATTTGTGGTGGTGACAGCGGGACCTGCAATCATGGCACAACATAGATAA
- a CDS encoding VOC family protein: MHHASIRTANIHRAIAFYEQLGFTVGDRFTTGYTLACWMEGLDSRIELIQIPQPKPAPDAFADEHYVGYYHLSFDLTETVPDLHSWLDNLKAKIAVVAELQPLKILLEPTQQQIGDRILEVAFIADSDGLPLEFIRFLSKLGDR; encoded by the coding sequence ATGCACCATGCTTCTATTCGGACTGCTAATATTCACCGTGCGATCGCTTTCTATGAGCAGTTAGGATTTACTGTTGGCGATCGCTTCACTACAGGTTATACTTTAGCTTGCTGGATGGAAGGATTAGATAGCCGCATTGAACTAATCCAAATTCCTCAGCCTAAACCCGCACCCGATGCTTTTGCAGATGAGCATTATGTGGGTTATTATCATCTTTCCTTTGATTTAACTGAAACTGTGCCAGATTTGCACAGTTGGTTAGATAATTTAAAGGCAAAAATTGCTGTAGTAGCTGAGTTGCAACCCCTCAAAATCCTTTTAGAACCAACTCAGCAACAAATAGGCGATCGCATCCTAGAAGTCGCTTTCATCGCCGACTCTGATGGTTTACCCTTAGAGTTTATCCGGTTTTTGTCCAAGTTAGGTGACAGGTGA
- a CDS encoding TIGR02652 family protein, protein MINPGLQYPIFGPEIQCPHCRQTIPALTLTDTYLCTRHGAFEANPKTGELVHLQSGRHWRRWNNEWYRQHTHPDGIRFEIHEALDKLYTQGFRATRVIIARRYQELMSGYLERSSPWRSGQPEAGAARLYGLPVEFGPDPTEDPSWDVINFDLDKEPGVPVRYPYFRLFE, encoded by the coding sequence ATGATCAATCCAGGCTTACAGTACCCAATATTTGGCCCTGAAATACAGTGTCCTCACTGTCGCCAGACTATTCCCGCGCTGACGCTGACTGATACCTATCTGTGTACGCGTCATGGCGCTTTTGAAGCGAATCCGAAAACGGGAGAGTTGGTACATCTCCAGTCGGGTCGTCATTGGCGTAGGTGGAATAATGAATGGTATCGACAACATACTCATCCTGATGGTATTCGCTTTGAAATTCACGAAGCGTTAGATAAGTTGTATACTCAAGGCTTTCGTGCTACACGGGTGATTATTGCTCGCCGCTATCAAGAGTTAATGAGTGGTTATTTGGAGCGTAGTAGTCCTTGGCGTTCTGGACAACCGGAAGCTGGTGCTGCTCGTTTGTATGGCTTACCAGTGGAATTTGGACCAGATCCAACTGAAGATCCATCCTGGGATGTGATTAATTTTGATTTGGATAAAGAACCTGGTGTACCAGTACGTTATCCTTATTTCCGGCTGTTTGAGTAA
- a CDS encoding gamma carbonic anhydrase family protein, producing MSTVSYWTSPDFSQAAFIATNAVVVGSVNIAAEVSIWYGAVVRGDVERIEIGECTNIQDGAILHGDPGLPTILEDHVTIGHRAVVHSAHIERGSLIGIGAIILNGVRVGHSSIIGAGAVVTKDIPPFSLVVGIPAKIARQLTNTEAAELIEHAEKYHKLALVHAGKGTDIGFRQVTGDR from the coding sequence GTGTCTACTGTTTCCTACTGGACATCTCCCGATTTTTCTCAAGCTGCCTTTATCGCAACCAACGCCGTTGTTGTCGGCTCAGTCAACATCGCAGCAGAGGTAAGCATTTGGTATGGTGCAGTGGTTAGGGGGGATGTAGAACGCATTGAAATTGGCGAATGCACAAACATTCAGGATGGAGCCATTTTACATGGTGATCCTGGTCTGCCAACAATCTTAGAAGATCATGTCACTATAGGCCATCGTGCTGTGGTACATTCTGCCCATATTGAACGTGGGAGTTTAATAGGCATTGGCGCAATCATTCTCAATGGAGTCCGAGTTGGTCATAGTAGCATCATTGGCGCTGGTGCAGTAGTAACCAAAGACATCCCACCATTTTCCCTAGTAGTAGGCATTCCTGCCAAAATCGCCCGTCAACTCACAAACACCGAAGCAGCAGAACTCATCGAACACGCCGAAAAATACCATAAATTAGCCCTAGTTCACGCCGGCAAGGGGACTGATATTGGTTTTCGACAGGTGACAGGTGACAGGTGA
- a CDS encoding photosystem II protein Y, with protein sequence MDIDTRVVIVLAPLAIAAGWAAFNIGAAAIRQVQNFLNKEA encoded by the coding sequence ATGGACATCGATACCCGTGTAGTCATCGTTTTAGCACCACTAGCCATAGCAGCTGGTTGGGCTGCTTTTAATATTGGTGCTGCTGCTATTAGACAAGTACAAAACTTTTTGAACAAAGAAGCTTAA